In one window of Dokdonia sp. PRO95 DNA:
- a CDS encoding CAP domain-containing protein, protein MRILNVLLVLVVLTASCKKKKKSNTTTSPPITSTSNRPSDSAREAAILQLVNDYRDSLGISTLRTTTLSQAQARDHTNYMVDKRLMSHDNFFKRSDYLKNKGAKYVSENVGKGYRTAQGVVRGWLNSPKHKAAIESDATHTSIASIQDANGIWYDTQLFIDF, encoded by the coding sequence ATGAGAATTTTAAACGTATTACTTGTTCTGGTAGTGCTTACTGCCAGTTGTAAAAAGAAAAAGAAATCTAACACCACCACTAGTCCACCCATTACTTCTACAAGCAACAGACCTAGTGATAGCGCTAGAGAAGCTGCCATCTTACAGCTCGTAAATGACTACCGAGACTCTCTTGGTATCAGTACCTTGAGAACCACTACCCTATCTCAAGCCCAAGCCCGTGATCATACTAATTATATGGTAGACAAGCGGCTTATGAGTCACGATAACTTCTTTAAGCGAAGTGATTACTTAAAGAATAAAGGCGCCAAGTATGTGAGTGAAAACGTAGGTAAAGGTTACCGAACAGCACAAGGAGTTGTAAGAGGATGGCTCAATAGCCCCAAGCACAAAGCAGCTATAGAAAGTGATGCCACACATACCAGCATTGCGTCCATACAAGATGCAAACGG